Proteins from a genomic interval of Halopseudomonas litoralis:
- a CDS encoding 2-dehydropantoate 2-reductase — translation MLHILGGGSLGLLWASRCIQAGIDCRLILHTPAALQQWHSREDALLFEQQGATRALKAPAELADSSPAPINKLIVTTKAWAVAEALESVAPRLNADSELLLLQNGLGSQQAVRLRFPTQRVLYASVTDGAWKRAANHVVWAGAGQTTLGDPQHGPAPGWLSLLTTAGIDWRWEQNMLPALWMKLAINCAINPVTALHDCPNGQVLERAGPMFAPLLAELHALLASQRVSLSLSELTQRVTTVIQATASNSSSMRQDVHAGRRTEIDFILGYACRTARQVGLSTPVLDDLHRQLQRHLATLGLPQD, via the coding sequence GTGCTGCACATACTCGGTGGGGGCAGCCTGGGCCTGTTGTGGGCCAGCCGCTGCATCCAGGCCGGTATCGATTGCCGGCTGATTCTGCATACGCCAGCTGCACTGCAACAATGGCACAGCCGCGAGGATGCCCTGCTGTTTGAGCAACAGGGCGCCACACGGGCTCTCAAAGCACCCGCAGAGCTGGCCGACAGCAGCCCGGCGCCGATCAACAAACTGATAGTTACCACCAAAGCCTGGGCCGTGGCCGAGGCGTTGGAGAGTGTAGCGCCGCGGCTGAACGCTGACAGCGAACTGCTGTTGCTGCAGAATGGGCTGGGCAGCCAGCAGGCTGTTCGACTGCGCTTCCCCACACAACGCGTGCTGTATGCCAGCGTCACCGACGGCGCCTGGAAGCGCGCCGCCAATCACGTGGTCTGGGCTGGGGCCGGCCAGACCACCTTGGGCGACCCGCAGCATGGGCCTGCTCCCGGCTGGCTGAGCCTGTTGACCACCGCTGGTATCGACTGGCGCTGGGAACAGAACATGCTGCCGGCACTCTGGATGAAACTGGCGATCAACTGTGCCATCAATCCGGTCACGGCATTGCATGACTGCCCCAACGGCCAGGTGCTCGAGCGCGCCGGACCGATGTTTGCACCGCTGCTGGCCGAGCTGCATGCGCTACTCGCCAGCCAGCGGGTAAGCCTGTCGCTGTCGGAGTTGACCCAGCGGGTGACTACCGTCATCCAGGCCACGGCCAGCAACAGCTCCTCCATGCGTCAGGATGTGCATGCCGGGCGGCGTACCGAAATCGACTTCATCCTCGGCTATGCCTGTCGCACTGCCCGTCAAGTCGGACTCAGTACGCCGGTATTGGACGATCTGCACCGACAGCTGCAGCGCCACCTGGCCACTCTCGGCCTGCCGCAGGACTAG
- a CDS encoding YajQ family cyclic di-GMP-binding protein, translated as MPSFDVVSELDKHEVTNAVDNAMKELDRRYDLKGKGSFEFKEKELTVAITAEAEFQLEQLLDILRLSLTKRKIDVQCLEAKTPYTSGKEMKQDVVLREGIDQALAKKIVARIKEAKLKVQAAIQGEQVRVTGKKRDDLQEAMALLRSAELDMPLQFNNFRD; from the coding sequence ATGCCGTCTTTTGATGTGGTGTCCGAACTGGACAAGCATGAAGTAACCAACGCTGTCGATAATGCCATGAAAGAGCTGGATCGACGCTACGATTTGAAAGGTAAGGGCAGTTTCGAATTCAAGGAGAAGGAACTTACCGTGGCGATCACCGCCGAGGCCGAATTCCAGCTTGAGCAGTTGCTGGACATCCTGCGTCTGAGTCTGACCAAACGCAAAATCGATGTTCAGTGTCTTGAAGCAAAAACGCCCTATACTTCTGGTAAGGAGATGAAGCAGGACGTTGTACTGCGCGAAGGCATCGACCAAGCGCTGGCGAAGAAGATCGTCGCCAGAATCAAGGAAGCCAAGCTCAAGGTGCAGGCTGCCATCCAGGGTGAGCAGGTGCGGGTGACCGGCAAGAAGCGGGATGATCTACAGGAAGCCATGGCGTTGCTGCGGTCCGCGGAGCTCGACATGCCGCTGCAATTCAATAATTTTCGCGATTGA
- a CDS encoding GGDEF domain-containing response regulator, translated as MPNPQLSIMVVDDTKFSSAVIGHTLSQAGYTDIRFASSAMAALAMHEERAASVMVADWLMPEMDGLQLTTRIRQRDEQTDHYTYVMLLTAREGDNVLGEAFDRGVDDFISKSAMSEQLLPRIYAADRITQLINRLLEENRLLASNNAQLEEHNLVDSLTALGNRRYLQQRLEDALQQVESRGGYCSLLVLGIQNFDEMGGRFGEAVQQELMRGIARRLQQLVRPMDVIARIGNNIFAICTVGDNIDDCKPNSFRRLHDGLNLKAFKTSEGYLSVRAGMALSRVEKNDSILAAGDMLQQVEQHLGQAYATNLITEVRMPQLA; from the coding sequence ATGCCCAACCCCCAACTCAGCATAATGGTGGTGGACGATACCAAGTTCAGCAGTGCCGTCATAGGTCACACCTTGTCCCAGGCGGGTTATACGGACATCCGCTTTGCCAGCTCGGCCATGGCTGCCCTGGCCATGCACGAGGAACGTGCCGCCAGCGTCATGGTTGCCGATTGGCTGATGCCTGAAATGGACGGCCTGCAGCTGACCACACGCATCCGCCAACGTGACGAGCAGACCGACCATTACACCTACGTCATGCTATTGACCGCTCGGGAAGGCGACAACGTGCTCGGCGAGGCCTTTGATCGGGGCGTGGATGACTTCATCAGCAAGTCGGCAATGAGCGAACAACTGTTGCCACGTATCTACGCGGCAGACCGCATAACCCAGTTGATCAACCGACTGCTGGAGGAAAACCGCCTGCTGGCCAGCAATAACGCCCAGCTCGAAGAGCATAACCTGGTCGACAGCCTGACCGCCCTGGGCAACCGTCGCTATTTGCAGCAGCGTCTGGAAGATGCACTGCAGCAGGTGGAGTCGCGCGGCGGATATTGTTCGCTGCTGGTGCTCGGCATTCAGAACTTCGATGAAATGGGCGGGCGTTTTGGCGAGGCCGTGCAACAGGAACTGATGAGGGGTATCGCCCGCCGACTGCAACAGCTGGTGCGCCCCATGGATGTGATCGCCCGCATCGGCAACAATATCTTCGCCATCTGCACCGTCGGCGACAATATCGATGACTGCAAGCCCAACAGCTTTCGCCGCCTGCATGATGGGCTGAATCTCAAGGCCTTCAAGACCAGTGAAGGCTATCTCTCGGTACGGGCCGGAATGGCGCTGAGCAGAGTGGAGAAAAATGATTCGATCCTCGCCGCTGGCGACATGCTGCAACAGGTCGAACAGCATCTCGGCCAGGCGTATGCGACCAACCTGATCACTGAAGTACGGATGCCCCAGCTTGCCTGA
- a CDS encoding cob(I)yrinic acid a,c-diamide adenosyltransferase gives MGYRLSKLYTRTGDAGTTGLADGSRVPKDSPRIEAMGDVDELNSCLGVLLAGLVSDALQPVKMVLAPVQHRLFDVGGELAIPGATIIDSTDVAELEEQIDQFNAQVPPLKEFILPGGSPLIAQAHLARSVCRRAERRYLTLADQQPVNPQAQAYLNRLSDLLFVVARSIARLENMAEVLWQPKPKPVE, from the coding sequence ATGGGCTACCGTTTGAGCAAACTTTATACCCGCACCGGTGACGCCGGCACCACTGGCCTGGCCGATGGCAGCCGCGTGCCCAAGGACAGCCCGCGTATCGAGGCCATGGGCGATGTGGATGAATTGAATAGTTGCCTCGGCGTGCTGCTGGCCGGACTGGTCAGTGACGCCCTGCAGCCGGTAAAGATGGTCCTGGCGCCGGTGCAGCATCGACTGTTCGATGTGGGTGGTGAACTGGCCATTCCCGGAGCCACTATCATTGACAGCACAGATGTTGCAGAACTGGAAGAGCAGATTGACCAGTTCAACGCCCAGGTGCCGCCGCTGAAGGAATTCATCCTGCCCGGTGGCTCACCCCTGATTGCTCAGGCACATCTGGCTCGCAGCGTCTGCCGTCGTGCTGAACGTCGTTACCTGACACTGGCCGATCAGCAGCCGGTAAACCCGCAGGCTCAAGCCTACCTGAACCGGCTGTCGGACCTGCTGTTCGTGGTGGCACGCAGCATAGCGCGACTGGAAAACATGGCCGAAGTACTCTGGCAGCCAAAACCCAAACCGGTTGAATGA
- a CDS encoding mechanosensitive ion channel family protein, translating to MDGWQDQLLPMVVNYGSQLLLALATLLAGWWIIGRITRAVQALLQRRNVDPTLHSFIGTLVNIGLKALLLVSVAGMVGIETTSFIALIGAAGLAVGLALQGSLANFAGGILILVLRPIRVGEYIQAQGVEGTVDSIQIFHTVLKTGDNKTIIVPNGTLSNGSIVNFSRQPTRRVHIDLGIGYEDNVKHARKVLLQLAHADSRVLKDPEPAVWLASLGDSSVNLSLRVWTRTEDYWGVFWGLQEQAKEVFELEGITIPYPQRVMHHITSPT from the coding sequence ATGGATGGCTGGCAGGATCAATTGCTGCCGATGGTGGTCAACTATGGCAGTCAGTTGTTATTGGCATTGGCTACCCTGCTGGCCGGGTGGTGGATCATCGGACGCATCACGCGGGCTGTCCAGGCATTGCTGCAACGCCGCAATGTAGATCCCACACTGCACAGTTTTATCGGTACGCTGGTCAATATCGGTCTCAAGGCACTGCTGCTGGTCAGCGTCGCCGGTATGGTGGGGATCGAGACCACGTCATTTATCGCGCTGATCGGTGCAGCCGGTCTGGCCGTCGGTCTGGCGTTGCAGGGCAGTCTGGCCAACTTTGCCGGTGGTATCCTGATTCTGGTGCTGCGCCCGATCCGTGTCGGTGAATATATCCAGGCTCAGGGCGTGGAAGGCACTGTTGACAGCATCCAGATCTTCCATACCGTCCTCAAAACCGGCGACAACAAGACCATTATCGTGCCCAATGGCACACTGTCCAACGGCAGCATCGTCAACTTCTCGCGTCAGCCTACCCGGCGGGTACATATCGACCTGGGTATAGGATATGAGGACAACGTCAAGCACGCCCGCAAGGTCCTGTTGCAGCTGGCGCATGCTGACAGTCGTGTGCTCAAGGATCCGGAACCGGCAGTATGGCTGGCTTCGCTGGGTGACAGTTCGGTCAACTTGTCTCTTCGCGTATGGACCAGGACGGAAGATTACTGGGGTGTGTTCTGGGGGCTACAGGAGCAAGCCAAGGAAGTCTTTGAACTGGAAGGCATTACCATTCCCTACCCACAGCGGGTCATGCATCACATCACGTCACCGACCTGA